The proteins below are encoded in one region of Pseudonocardia sp. DSM 110487:
- a CDS encoding NDMA-dependent alcohol dehydrogenase: MQTRGAIVRQVPGKYEVVDLEVDDPRENEVQVKMVASGMCHSDDHVATGDIPVNVYPFAGGHEGAGIVTKAGVNTKGLKEGDHVVFSFLPSCGHCRWCASGMQNLCDLGAGLLDGARWGSPGDYRLKLTETGQGVGQMCGISTFLETTTVSADSAVKVPDDIPLDKACLVGCGVGTGWGSAVNSAEVQPGHTVIVMGIGGIGINAVQGAAHAGASNIIAVDPVAFKREKAQELGATHAVESMDEATELARQFTNGQGADSAIVTVGVVKPEHVAQAFGAIRKAGTCVVTGLGDVTEVGLPIAVSELTLMQKRLQGSLFGASNPNWDILRQLQLYREGVLKLDELVTKTYSLDEVAQGYQDMHDGKNIRGVIIY; the protein is encoded by the coding sequence ATGCAGACCCGTGGCGCCATCGTCCGGCAGGTACCGGGCAAGTACGAGGTCGTGGACCTCGAAGTCGACGATCCTCGTGAGAACGAGGTCCAGGTCAAGATGGTGGCATCGGGCATGTGCCACTCCGACGACCACGTGGCGACAGGCGACATCCCCGTGAACGTCTACCCGTTCGCGGGTGGGCACGAGGGCGCCGGCATCGTCACCAAGGCAGGCGTCAACACCAAGGGGCTGAAGGAGGGCGACCACGTCGTCTTCTCGTTCCTGCCTTCGTGTGGGCACTGCCGCTGGTGTGCCTCCGGCATGCAGAACCTCTGTGACCTGGGTGCTGGTCTGCTGGACGGTGCCCGCTGGGGCAGCCCCGGCGACTACCGCCTCAAGCTCACCGAGACCGGCCAGGGCGTCGGGCAGATGTGCGGGATCTCGACGTTCCTGGAGACCACCACCGTGTCCGCCGACTCCGCGGTGAAGGTGCCCGACGACATCCCCCTCGACAAGGCCTGCCTGGTGGGCTGCGGGGTGGGCACCGGGTGGGGCTCGGCGGTCAACTCGGCCGAGGTGCAGCCCGGCCACACCGTGATCGTCATGGGTATCGGTGGCATCGGCATCAACGCGGTGCAGGGCGCGGCCCACGCCGGGGCGTCCAACATCATCGCGGTGGACCCGGTGGCCTTCAAGCGCGAGAAGGCGCAGGAGCTGGGGGCCACGCACGCCGTCGAGTCGATGGACGAGGCCACCGAGCTCGCAAGGCAGTTCACCAACGGGCAGGGAGCCGACTCGGCGATCGTCACCGTCGGCGTCGTCAAGCCCGAGCACGTCGCGCAGGCCTTCGGGGCTATCCGAAAGGCCGGGACGTGTGTGGTGACCGGACTCGGTGACGTCACGGAGGTCGGCCTGCCGATCGCGGTCTCCGAGCTGACGCTGATGCAGAAGCGGCTGCAGGGCTCGCTCTTCGGCGCGTCCAACCCGAACTGGGACATCCTGCGGCAGCTGCAGCTCTACCGCGAGGGCGTGCTCAAGCTCGACGAGTTGGTCACGAAGACCTACTCGCTCGACGAGGTCGCGCAGGGCTACCAGGACATGCACGACGGCAAGAACATCCGTGGCGTCATCATCTACTGA
- a CDS encoding TIGR03619 family F420-dependent LLM class oxidoreductase: MDLEVVLPDESPDIAPEAFVELAQTAERLGYCTLYLPDHLLPPAPYGATYGGVYEPLMTLAHIAARTSTIRLGTSVLVLPLRSPFVVAKQVATLDRLSGGRALLGVGVGWDRAEFAAVGADFATRGARTDEDIALLRHLFRDAGAFHGRFHHVEQGVFAPVPEGPVPIMVGGTSAAALRRAAAVADEWQGFAIDAAGFARCAARLRELGERTPRLGTRLAWSGGGDELQRTVEEAHALAEAGADAVAVWFGGADGAADRMAEFAAAFRS, encoded by the coding sequence GTGGATCTCGAGGTCGTCCTTCCCGACGAGTCGCCCGACATCGCACCGGAAGCGTTCGTGGAGCTCGCACAGACCGCGGAGCGGCTCGGCTACTGCACCCTGTACCTGCCCGACCACCTGCTCCCACCCGCGCCGTACGGCGCCACGTACGGCGGCGTGTACGAGCCGCTCATGACGCTCGCGCACATCGCGGCCCGCACCTCGACGATCCGGCTCGGGACGTCCGTGCTGGTGCTGCCGTTGCGCAGCCCGTTCGTCGTGGCGAAGCAGGTGGCCACGCTCGATCGGCTCTCCGGTGGCCGGGCGCTGCTCGGGGTGGGGGTGGGCTGGGATCGCGCCGAGTTCGCGGCCGTGGGCGCCGACTTCGCCACCAGGGGCGCCCGCACCGACGAGGACATCGCCCTGCTGCGCCACCTGTTCCGCGACGCCGGCGCGTTCCACGGCCGGTTCCACCACGTCGAGCAAGGCGTGTTCGCTCCCGTGCCGGAGGGGCCCGTGCCGATCATGGTGGGCGGGACGAGCGCCGCCGCGCTGCGCAGAGCCGCTGCCGTTGCCGACGAGTGGCAGGGGTTCGCGATCGACGCCGCCGGGTTCGCGCGCTGCGCGGCGCGGCTGCGCGAGCTCGGCGAGCGCACACCCCGGCTCGGTACCAGGCTCGCATGGAGCGGTGGTGGCGACGAGCTGCAGCGCACCGTCGAGGAGGCGCACGCCCTCGCCGAGGCAGGCGCCGACGCCGTGGCCGTCTGGTTCGGCGGCGCCGACGGTGCCGCGGACCGGATGGCGGAGTTCGCGGCGGCCTTCCGGTCCTGA
- a CDS encoding RNA polymerase sigma factor produces MRTAPVADADALDQPDEELVRAVVAGAHSALAALYDRYGRRAYSLARRICGDDNLAEDVVQEVFLTFWREPRRFDAARGRFGTWILTLVHHKSVDAVRRESAIRRRTVAVVDEGQEWSAPGPGADHGALRAMEAGQVRDALSGLPAEQREALALAYFGGYSQREVASLTGVPLGTVKSRMFSGMRRLRGALGPVLGEIATDAGGGT; encoded by the coding sequence GTGAGGACCGCGCCGGTGGCCGATGCCGATGCGCTCGACCAGCCCGACGAGGAGCTCGTGCGGGCCGTGGTGGCCGGCGCGCACTCCGCGCTGGCGGCGCTCTACGACAGGTACGGGCGGCGGGCGTACTCGCTCGCCCGCCGGATCTGCGGCGACGACAACCTCGCCGAGGACGTCGTGCAGGAGGTCTTCCTCACCTTCTGGCGCGAGCCGAGGCGCTTCGACGCGGCTCGGGGCCGTTTCGGCACGTGGATCCTCACGCTCGTGCACCACAAGTCGGTCGACGCCGTGCGCCGCGAGAGCGCGATCCGCCGCCGTACGGTGGCCGTCGTCGACGAGGGGCAGGAGTGGTCGGCCCCGGGGCCGGGCGCCGACCACGGCGCGTTGCGGGCCATGGAGGCCGGGCAGGTCCGCGATGCGCTCAGCGGCCTGCCCGCCGAGCAGCGGGAGGCGCTGGCGCTGGCCTACTTCGGCGGCTACTCGCAGCGGGAGGTCGCGTCGCTCACCGGGGTGCCGTTGGGGACGGTGAAGTCGCGGATGTTCAGCGGCATGCGACGGTTGCGCGGGGCGCTCGGTCCGGTGCTCGGCGAGATCGCCACCGACGCGGGAGGGGGTACGTGA
- a CDS encoding alpha/beta fold hydrolase yields the protein MAEHFAHVVKGSGPGILLAHGGGGSIAGNYGPILDDLATTHTVVGPDYPGSGDTPRSPEPLVLDDVADTLVRTAVDAGVDRFTVLGYSLGTAVAVRIAVRYPERVTGLVLTAGFTYPDTRMRLAVEVWRGLLAAGDRTLLARYLTFMATGTTHLNAMSLAEVEAGVAALADFIPAGSPEHVDLVAGVDTRADLPRITAPTLVVATTEDGLAAPEHSRQLAAGIPDAELVEIAAGHGIATEARDQWLAAIRSLLARVG from the coding sequence ATGGCCGAACATTTCGCGCACGTCGTCAAGGGCTCCGGCCCGGGGATCCTGCTCGCCCACGGCGGGGGCGGCAGCATCGCGGGCAACTACGGCCCGATCCTCGACGACCTCGCCACCACCCACACTGTGGTCGGTCCGGACTACCCGGGATCCGGCGACACACCCCGCAGCCCGGAGCCGCTCGTCCTCGACGACGTGGCCGACACGCTCGTCCGCACCGCCGTCGACGCCGGGGTCGACCGCTTCACTGTGCTCGGTTACTCGCTCGGGACAGCCGTGGCGGTGCGGATCGCGGTCCGGTACCCGGAGCGGGTCACCGGGCTGGTGCTGACCGCCGGTTTCACGTACCCGGACACCCGGATGCGGCTCGCGGTGGAGGTCTGGCGGGGCCTGCTCGCCGCCGGCGACCGGACGCTGCTCGCCCGCTACCTGACCTTCATGGCCACGGGCACCACCCACCTGAACGCGATGTCGCTCGCCGAGGTCGAGGCCGGCGTCGCCGCTCTCGCCGACTTCATCCCCGCGGGCAGCCCCGAGCACGTCGACCTCGTGGCCGGCGTCGATACGCGGGCCGACCTGCCGCGAATCACCGCGCCCACGCTGGTCGTCGCGACCACCGAGGACGGGCTCGCCGCCCCCGAGCACTCCCGGCAGCTCGCGGCCGGCATCCCGGACGCCGAGCTCGTCGAGATCGCCGCCGGGCACGGGATCGCGACGGAGGCCCGCGACCAGTGGCTCGCTGCGATCCGCTCGCTGCTGGCCCGGGTAGGGTGA
- a CDS encoding benzoate-CoA ligase family protein, which yields MTELFNAAAYLSERHVDAGDGERVALRHPRGTHTYDQLTAEVRRVAAGLVAIGVRPEERVLLCMTDDVELATGILAAMYMGAVAVPASTMLTARELATLVVDSRARVLVGSPQFADAVTAAAADAPDLRHVVLTGDTAPDVPGTTGLTWDALLTAEPLDAPYPTWDESPALWLYTSGTTGRPKGAMHRHTDIRYVCETYAAQVLGIGPGDVCLSVAKLFFAYGIGNSLFFPLSVGASSVLEPSRPNPTLYAQRVVEHGVTLFFGGPSFWGPLMAADLPRETFATVRNGVSAGEALPPRMFHGIRDLYGFEILDGIGSTEALHIFISNVPGRVVPGSSGFPVPGYEVQLRRPDGSVIDGAGEQGMLYVAGESLCTGYWCRTSVNRAVFHGEWMRTGDQYVRNEDGSWTCLGRADDVLKVGGIWVSPSEVEARLLEHPALAEAVVVGVADEDGLDKPVAYVVARPGATVDPDEVVAFCRAGLATFKRPRLVVQVDELPRTATGKIQRYRLRERAAATVTPPQDTAKDVAEAKA from the coding sequence ATGACGGAACTGTTCAACGCCGCCGCCTACCTCTCCGAGCGTCATGTCGACGCCGGTGACGGTGAGCGGGTCGCTCTCCGCCATCCGCGGGGTACCCACACGTACGACCAGCTCACCGCGGAGGTTCGCCGGGTCGCGGCCGGCCTGGTCGCCATCGGAGTCCGTCCCGAGGAGCGCGTGCTCCTCTGCATGACCGACGACGTCGAGCTGGCCACCGGCATCCTCGCCGCGATGTACATGGGCGCGGTCGCGGTACCCGCATCCACCATGCTCACGGCCCGCGAGCTGGCCACGCTCGTCGTCGACTCCCGGGCCCGGGTGCTCGTGGGCAGCCCGCAGTTCGCCGACGCGGTGACGGCCGCCGCGGCCGACGCGCCGGACCTGCGCCACGTCGTGCTCACCGGCGACACCGCGCCGGACGTCCCCGGTACGACCGGGCTCACCTGGGACGCGCTGCTGACCGCAGAGCCGCTCGACGCTCCGTACCCGACCTGGGACGAGTCGCCCGCACTGTGGCTCTACACGTCCGGCACCACCGGCAGGCCCAAGGGTGCGATGCACCGCCACACCGACATCCGCTACGTGTGCGAGACCTACGCCGCGCAGGTGCTCGGCATCGGCCCTGGCGACGTGTGCCTGTCGGTGGCGAAGCTGTTCTTCGCCTACGGCATCGGCAACTCGCTGTTCTTCCCCCTCTCGGTGGGGGCGAGCAGCGTGCTGGAGCCGTCGCGGCCCAACCCCACCCTGTACGCCCAGCGCGTGGTCGAGCACGGCGTCACGCTCTTCTTCGGCGGCCCCAGCTTCTGGGGCCCGCTGATGGCCGCCGACCTGCCGCGGGAGACGTTCGCGACCGTCCGCAACGGGGTGTCGGCGGGCGAGGCGCTGCCGCCGCGCATGTTCCACGGCATCCGCGACCTGTACGGCTTCGAGATCCTCGACGGCATCGGCTCCACCGAGGCGCTGCACATCTTCATCTCCAACGTCCCCGGGAGGGTGGTCCCGGGCAGCTCCGGCTTCCCGGTGCCCGGCTACGAGGTGCAGCTGCGCCGCCCCGACGGCAGCGTGATCGACGGCGCGGGCGAGCAGGGGATGCTCTACGTGGCCGGCGAGTCGCTCTGCACCGGCTACTGGTGCCGTACGAGCGTCAACCGGGCGGTGTTCCACGGCGAGTGGATGCGTACGGGTGACCAGTACGTCCGCAACGAGGACGGCAGCTGGACGTGCCTCGGGCGCGCCGACGACGTGCTCAAGGTCGGCGGGATCTGGGTGAGCCCCTCCGAGGTCGAGGCGCGGCTGCTGGAGCACCCGGCGCTCGCCGAGGCAGTCGTCGTCGGTGTAGCCGACGAGGACGGGCTGGACAAGCCGGTCGCCTACGTCGTGGCTCGCCCCGGAGCCACCGTGGACCCTGACGAGGTGGTGGCGTTCTGCCGGGCCGGGCTGGCGACGTTCAAACGGCCCCGGCTCGTCGTGCAGGTCGACGAGCTGCCCCGCACAGCCACGGGCAAGATCCAGCGCTACCGGCTGCGGGAGCGGGCGGCGGCCACGGTGACGCCGCCACAGGACACGGCGAAGGACGTGGCGGAAGCGAAGGCCTGA
- a CDS encoding serine/threonine-protein kinase, with translation MTGIPDGAPVAVVAGRYRLRELVGTGGMGAVWRAADELLGREVALKQVRITDQQDTDVALARERIMREARIAAALHHPHIVSIFDVVLEDGEPWLVLEFLPSRSLGSVLAERGTLPAVEVAAIGADVAEALAAAHAAGIVHRDVKPDNVLLSRPSAAGPLVKLTDFGIAHTAAAPALTATQVLTGTPAYFAPETARGEGTDSRSDVYSLGATLYAAVEGHPPFGADTGNVLALLARIGRGGAPLPLRAGELSEVLSHLTADDPAARPTAAQAHAALRAIAEGRPPAGPPPAGLDAVPTGKPPRRGRRAVVAVAAVLVVVAGVLAAVAVYRPSGPPVAAPTTTAPTTATIADPDTADPCSLLDPASVERFGTTTLDPDNVLFAGCRADITRPDGGAIGFTVAFESRAETRQIAGASRTEEFGYPIMRYPPGDDYCEQRIQLGDGNAVLVSAVRYEDPSGATDLCAIAQAGRAAALARLVNQGIGERQPLSATSPLAGIPACGLLTSEEIAAAMTDPSPPQPHFGGWGCNWNDYLLGDRVVVTYYRGFALGNSDGTPSEFAGHPGAVLAREGNCWVQFVQRSYSVRGSNRVEAVWVTYWGTGTGDQLCQTATTLATAVAGRLPPPS, from the coding sequence ATGACCGGGATCCCGGACGGTGCTCCGGTCGCCGTTGTCGCGGGCCGCTACCGGCTGCGCGAGCTCGTCGGGACCGGTGGCATGGGCGCCGTGTGGCGGGCCGCTGACGAGCTGCTCGGCCGTGAAGTGGCGCTCAAGCAGGTGCGCATCACCGACCAGCAGGACACCGACGTCGCGCTCGCGCGCGAGCGGATCATGCGCGAGGCCCGGATCGCCGCGGCGCTGCACCACCCCCACATCGTCTCGATCTTCGACGTCGTCCTCGAGGACGGCGAGCCGTGGCTGGTGCTGGAGTTCCTGCCCTCCCGCAGCCTGGGCAGCGTGCTCGCCGAGCGTGGCACGCTGCCGGCCGTCGAGGTCGCCGCCATCGGGGCGGACGTGGCCGAGGCGCTGGCCGCGGCACACGCCGCCGGGATCGTGCACCGCGACGTGAAGCCGGACAACGTGCTGTTGTCGCGGCCATCGGCCGCCGGGCCGCTGGTCAAGCTCACCGACTTCGGCATCGCCCACACCGCGGCGGCGCCCGCGCTCACGGCCACGCAGGTGCTGACGGGTACCCCGGCGTACTTCGCGCCCGAGACCGCACGCGGCGAGGGCACCGACTCGCGCAGCGACGTCTACTCGCTCGGCGCCACCCTGTACGCCGCGGTCGAGGGACACCCGCCCTTCGGCGCGGACACCGGCAATGTGCTGGCGTTGCTGGCGCGGATCGGGCGCGGCGGGGCGCCCCTGCCGCTGCGTGCCGGGGAGCTCAGCGAGGTGCTGAGCCACCTCACGGCCGACGACCCTGCGGCACGACCCACCGCGGCGCAGGCGCATGCCGCGCTCCGGGCGATCGCCGAGGGCCGCCCGCCGGCGGGTCCGCCCCCCGCCGGGCTCGACGCCGTGCCCACGGGCAAGCCGCCGCGTCGTGGCCGGCGGGCGGTGGTCGCGGTGGCCGCCGTCCTCGTCGTGGTGGCCGGTGTACTCGCGGCCGTCGCCGTCTACCGGCCATCCGGCCCGCCCGTCGCGGCTCCGACCACGACGGCGCCCACCACCGCGACCATCGCGGACCCCGACACGGCCGACCCCTGCTCGCTGCTGGACCCGGCGTCGGTGGAGCGCTTCGGCACCACCACCCTCGACCCGGACAACGTCCTGTTCGCCGGGTGCCGCGCGGACATCACCCGGCCCGACGGCGGCGCCATCGGGTTCACGGTCGCGTTCGAGAGCCGGGCCGAGACCCGACAGATCGCCGGTGCCTCCCGCACGGAGGAATTCGGTTACCCGATCATGCGCTACCCGCCCGGTGACGACTACTGCGAGCAGCGGATCCAACTCGGCGACGGGAACGCCGTGCTGGTATCCGCCGTGAGGTACGAGGACCCGTCGGGCGCGACCGATCTCTGCGCGATCGCGCAGGCCGGCCGCGCCGCCGCGCTCGCCCGGCTGGTGAACCAAGGCATCGGCGAGCGACAGCCGCTCAGCGCCACCAGCCCGCTCGCCGGCATCCCCGCGTGCGGCCTGCTGACGTCGGAGGAGATCGCCGCCGCGATGACGGACCCGTCGCCGCCGCAGCCGCACTTCGGTGGGTGGGGCTGCAACTGGAACGACTACCTGCTGGGGGACAGGGTGGTGGTGACGTACTACCGCGGCTTCGCCCTCGGCAACTCCGACGGCACGCCCTCCGAGTTCGCGGGCCACCCCGGCGCCGTGCTCGCGCGCGAGGGGAACTGCTGGGTGCAGTTCGTGCAGCGCTCCTACTCGGTACGGGGTAGCAACCGGGTGGAGGCCGTCTGGGTGACGTACTGGGGCACCGGCACCGGTGACCAGCTCTGCCAGACCGCCACCACCCTCGCCACGGCGGTGGCAGGCCGCCTGCCTCCACCCAGCTGA
- a CDS encoding MoxR family ATPase has translation MASSSTDVPVVGLRREREVLTVALATGRHVVIEGPPGTGKSTLLRSIARKNGRAVVFVEGNAELTPARLVGQFDPAQVLAEGYRPASFVDGPLLTAMREGGLLYLEELNRVPEETLNVLITVLAEGEIAVPRLGPVRAGPEFRLIAAMNPFDAIGTARVSQAIADRMCRVVLGYQDEPAERQITNAVTGLDGEVVELAVGMARATRTHRDVRMGSSVRGAIDMALMSTGLAELRGEAAPGRETARDAAYAALSGRIRIGDGVDRTPESVIDELLDALWPVDDPPDDPGKGDGPPDSPAGFRPRSRPGRDRAGRTHGRAQLAAQHTAFADVSPEVGTLDPAAFDALLARDPEAAAALLADLAVATDEGLRAAARQLAGRVFLRLGRVGPAKARGTRRLAPVPRGDGDLDLDRTLDAWEPGPTRRPGPADVVTRGWTASRRAVALVVDVSGSMQGHAVALAAVAAAGVVLAAGDALVPAVVAFGTGVRVLQAHGVRRPPEDLLSELVALRGHGTTDLAAGLRAAAGQLAGAVADDRLVVLLSDCIHTAGDDPATALGGIDRLQVLVPLGGADAEAAAAALAARRGGRAQTVRRLAEVGPALTRVLA, from the coding sequence GTGGCGTCATCATCTACTGACGTACCGGTAGTCGGTCTCCGTCGCGAGCGCGAGGTCCTCACCGTCGCGCTCGCGACCGGCCGGCACGTGGTCATCGAGGGTCCGCCCGGTACCGGCAAGTCGACGTTGCTGCGCTCGATCGCCAGGAAGAACGGGCGTGCCGTCGTGTTCGTCGAGGGCAACGCCGAGCTGACGCCTGCCCGGCTGGTGGGGCAGTTCGACCCGGCCCAGGTGCTCGCCGAGGGCTACCGCCCGGCGAGCTTCGTCGACGGGCCGCTGCTCACCGCCATGCGCGAGGGTGGCCTGCTCTACCTCGAGGAGCTCAACCGCGTCCCGGAGGAGACGCTCAACGTCCTGATCACCGTGCTCGCCGAGGGCGAGATCGCGGTGCCCCGGCTGGGCCCGGTTCGGGCTGGGCCGGAGTTCCGGCTGATCGCGGCGATGAACCCGTTCGACGCGATCGGCACGGCGCGCGTGAGCCAGGCGATCGCCGACCGGATGTGCCGGGTGGTCCTCGGCTACCAGGACGAGCCGGCGGAGCGCCAGATCACGAACGCCGTGACGGGCCTCGACGGCGAGGTCGTCGAGCTGGCGGTGGGTATGGCACGGGCTACCCGCACCCACCGCGACGTGCGGATGGGCTCGTCGGTGCGCGGCGCGATCGACATGGCGCTCATGTCGACCGGCCTCGCCGAGCTGCGCGGCGAGGCGGCCCCCGGGCGTGAGACGGCCCGCGACGCGGCCTACGCGGCGCTCTCGGGCCGGATCCGGATCGGCGACGGTGTGGACCGGACGCCCGAGTCCGTGATCGATGAGCTGCTCGACGCGCTCTGGCCGGTCGACGATCCGCCGGACGACCCGGGAAAAGGTGACGGCCCGCCGGACTCCCCGGCGGGCTTCCGGCCGCGCTCCCGCCCCGGCCGCGACCGCGCGGGCCGAACCCATGGCCGGGCCCAGCTCGCGGCGCAGCACACCGCGTTCGCCGACGTCTCACCGGAGGTGGGCACGCTCGACCCGGCGGCGTTCGACGCGCTGCTCGCCCGCGACCCCGAGGCCGCTGCCGCGCTGCTCGCCGATCTCGCCGTCGCCACCGACGAGGGGCTGCGCGCCGCCGCCCGGCAGCTCGCGGGCCGGGTGTTCCTGCGCCTCGGCCGGGTCGGCCCGGCCAAGGCCCGCGGTACCCGGCGGCTCGCCCCGGTGCCCCGCGGTGACGGCGACCTCGACCTGGACCGCACCCTCGACGCCTGGGAGCCGGGTCCGACCCGGCGGCCGGGTCCCGCGGACGTCGTCACGCGCGGCTGGACCGCGTCACGGCGCGCGGTCGCCCTCGTCGTCGACGTGTCCGGGTCGATGCAGGGCCACGCCGTCGCGCTCGCTGCCGTCGCGGCGGCCGGCGTGGTGCTCGCGGCGGGGGACGCGCTCGTCCCGGCCGTGGTCGCGTTCGGCACGGGTGTGCGGGTCCTGCAGGCCCACGGTGTGCGGCGCCCGCCGGAGGACCTGCTGTCCGAGCTCGTGGCGCTGCGCGGCCACGGCACCACGGACCTCGCCGCCGGGCTGCGTGCGGCCGCGGGGCAGCTCGCGGGCGCGGTGGCCGACGATCGGCTGGTCGTGCTGCTGTCCGACTGCATCCACACCGCGGGCGACGACCCGGCGACCGCGCTGGGCGGCATCGACCGGTTGCAGGTGCTCGTCCCACTCGGGGGAGCCGACGCGGAGGCCGCGGCCGCGGCGCTCGCGGCCCGGCGCGGAGGGCGCGCCCAGACGGTGCGGCGGCTCGCCGAGGTGGGCCCGGCGCTCACCAGGGTGCTCGCATAG
- a CDS encoding anti-sigma factor domain-containing protein has product MDDRSRFDGTTPCALGEEAVAFALHALEPDEEAAMRSHIERCRSCSETVRETELVAAAVGGAVEQVDPPPRLRANLLATAAETPQSGPPSQPHPRFAARQHRSRNRARILIAAAAAAVVLAVGGLGAYTAQVQRQRDALAQALAGIVTQLDAPGSSHATLSTDSGRPVAAVLVTTAGRTVVTAGLDPNDTGATTYVVWGIEAGDPRPLAAFDVTAPGPGIHEIGPGDGSRFEAYAVSIEPGRTMPAVPTTVVASGPVQA; this is encoded by the coding sequence ATGGACGACCGGTCCCGGTTCGACGGCACGACGCCCTGCGCGCTGGGCGAGGAGGCGGTCGCTTTCGCGCTGCACGCTCTCGAGCCCGACGAGGAGGCGGCGATGCGAAGCCACATCGAGCGCTGCCGCTCGTGCTCCGAGACGGTGCGCGAGACCGAGCTCGTCGCGGCCGCCGTCGGCGGGGCGGTGGAGCAGGTCGACCCTCCGCCGCGGCTGCGCGCCAACCTGCTGGCCACGGCCGCCGAGACACCGCAGTCCGGCCCGCCGTCGCAGCCCCATCCACGATTCGCGGCACGGCAGCACCGGAGCCGGAACAGGGCGCGGATCCTGATCGCGGCCGCCGCGGCGGCCGTGGTGCTCGCGGTCGGTGGGCTCGGTGCCTACACCGCGCAGGTGCAGCGCCAGCGGGACGCGCTCGCGCAGGCGCTCGCCGGCATCGTCACCCAGCTCGATGCGCCCGGCAGCAGCCACGCCACGCTCAGCACCGACTCCGGGCGGCCGGTGGCGGCCGTGCTCGTCACCACCGCGGGGCGCACCGTCGTCACCGCGGGACTCGACCCGAACGACACCGGCGCCACCACCTACGTCGTGTGGGGCATCGAGGCCGGCGATCCGCGCCCGCTCGCGGCGTTCGACGTCACAGCCCCCGGCCCGGGGATCCACGAGATCGGCCCGGGAGACGGTTCGCGGTTCGAGGCATACGCGGTCTCGATCGAACCGGGGCGCACAATGCCCGCGGTCCCGACCACGGTGGTGGCCAGCGGACCCGTGCAGGCTTAG
- a CDS encoding MerR family transcriptional regulator has translation MLIGELAARTGVSQRALRYYEQQGLLPAERDPNGYRRYGADSVRTVARIRALLAAGLSTEVIRDVLPCVGGGDPIEMELCPDLVRTIRREIAQMDARIGELHCSRSALAGYLPG, from the coding sequence GTGCTGATCGGGGAGCTCGCGGCGCGCACGGGCGTGAGCCAGCGGGCGCTTCGGTACTACGAGCAGCAGGGACTGCTGCCCGCCGAGCGCGATCCCAACGGTTACCGGCGCTACGGCGCCGACTCGGTCCGCACGGTAGCCCGGATCCGCGCCCTGCTCGCCGCAGGCCTGTCCACCGAGGTGATCCGCGACGTCCTGCCGTGCGTCGGCGGTGGCGACCCGATCGAGATGGAACTGTGCCCCGACCTGGTGCGCACCATCCGGCGAGAGATCGCGCAGATGGACGCCCGGATCGGGGAGCTGCACTGCAGCCGCAGCGCCCTCGCCGGCTACCTACCGGGCTAG
- a CDS encoding FHA domain-containing protein, with protein sequence MVHDNVGAIDRSWAEPLPPAVGSLARGGWSNTSGATSGTIVARSVDGGITVGPKVGRSILFGRNADEVHVCIGADDRRVSRRHGELRCDGARWWLHNLGRAPIRLPERRLFPAEEPVPLVEGYTPVFLPGTREHLLEVYIVGRTGDRRAADHARATIAPSTWPLSPDEKLALVVLGQRYLLHEPNPQPLTWRQAADQLGELQPPAAQWSAKRVEHLVGRVRARLSRAGVAGLTREEVSGPVGNALNHNLITELVRSTTLVPPDLRRLDPPS encoded by the coding sequence GTGGTGCACGACAACGTGGGCGCGATCGACCGATCGTGGGCCGAGCCGTTGCCTCCTGCGGTGGGCAGCCTCGCCCGCGGAGGCTGGTCGAACACATCGGGAGCGACATCGGGAACGATCGTCGCGAGGTCGGTGGACGGCGGGATCACGGTGGGACCGAAGGTCGGCCGCAGCATCCTGTTCGGACGCAACGCCGACGAGGTGCACGTCTGCATCGGCGCCGACGACCGCCGGGTGAGCCGCCGGCACGGCGAGCTGCGCTGCGACGGTGCGCGCTGGTGGCTGCACAACCTGGGAAGGGCCCCGATCCGGCTCCCCGAGCGCAGGCTGTTCCCGGCCGAGGAGCCGGTGCCGCTCGTCGAGGGGTACACGCCGGTGTTCCTGCCCGGCACGCGCGAGCACCTGCTCGAGGTCTACATCGTGGGCCGGACGGGCGACCGGCGCGCCGCCGACCACGCGAGGGCGACGATCGCCCCGTCCACGTGGCCGCTCTCGCCCGACGAGAAGCTGGCGCTCGTCGTGCTCGGCCAGCGCTACCTCCTGCACGAGCCGAACCCCCAGCCGCTCACCTGGCGGCAGGCCGCCGACCAGCTGGGCGAGCTGCAGCCGCCCGCCGCCCAGTGGTCTGCCAAGCGGGTGGAGCACCTCGTGGGCCGGGTTCGTGCGCGGCTCTCGCGCGCCGGGGTGGCCGGTTTGACGAGGGAGGAGGTCAGCGGCCCGGTCGGCAATGCGCTCAACCACAACCTCATCACCGAGCTGGTGCGGTCCACGACCCTCGTGCCGCCGGACCTGCGCCGCCTGGATCCCCCGAGCTGA